A DNA window from Zingiber officinale cultivar Zhangliang chromosome 3A, Zo_v1.1, whole genome shotgun sequence contains the following coding sequences:
- the LOC122050335 gene encoding uncharacterized protein LOC122050335 — MVKADAKATKKCPRLEVNAIREKPPPLVYDNKEEVQIHPSRPKATTFIASDLTGPQKEELVACLQRNHDVFAWSAHELPGVDPSVALHELHIRPDARPVKQRKYDFSVEQDLIIRAEVEKLLEARDLNKACPKDSYLLPRIDQMVDSTAGYELICMLDAYQGYHQVPLAREDQEKISFVTADGTFCYKVMPFGLKNAGATYQRMMNKVFRKQIRWNLEMLRNYGIKLKPTKCLFGAKGGRFLGYIVTERGIEANPSKVNALQDMAPPRNLKEVQRLTGRITTLSRFISKSADRSLTFFKILRQATKFQWDGECDKAFEELKQYLSSLPILAKPAVGEPLLIYLSSTEHAIGSALITEKGGKQQTMYFLSHMLKDAESHYTGLEKLAYALILAAWRLRPYFLAHSIIVMTNSALGRVLLNPEPSGRLIKWTTELNEFDIQYRPRSAIRAQALADFITEVLDPEPESTWRVYVDGSSARPGSGIGILLISLKEDRMHLSIRLEYRATNNEAEYEALIADLQAARHVGATKVLLHSDSQLAAQQLNRTFEINSARLRLYADAFKKLKANFQEVVIYKIPRSENQATDELAKLASAMTPIITTSPIEQVSLMAHVDRSGEIPLPKDWRTLIIRFLQSGALPGGHEVDRILRRRAARFTPVGEQLYKKAFSRPLLKCVGAEDAKYILQEVHQGSYGGHPSGRSLAKKVILAGYFWPTLQKDANKLVATCLSYQKYSNLTHRPTSEMKVSTVACPFDQWGMYIVGPFPMANGQRKFLLVAVEYFSKWVEAELLARITESMVKKFLWQNIICRFGIPHRLVSDNGRQFTGQELGKWCVGYDIQQAFTSMAYPQSNG, encoded by the exons atggtcaaggcggACGCTAAAGCCACCAAGAAATGCCCCCGATTGGAAGTAAACGCCATCAGAGAAAAGCCGCCCCCACTGGTATACGACAACAAGGAGGAGGTACAAATACATCCGAGTCGGCCTAAGGCTACTACTTTTATAGCATCCGATCTGACCGGCCCGCAAAAGGAGGAGCTGGTCGCCTGCCTTCAAAGGAACCACGATGTGTTTGCCTGGTCGGCGCACGAGCTGCCCGGGGTCGATCCAAGTGTGGCACTGCATGAGCTGCACATTCGGCCAGACGCCCGACCGGTCAAGCAAAGGAAGTACGACTTTAGCGTTGAGCAAGATCTAATTATCCGGGCCGAGGTAGAAAAGCTATTAGAGGCCAG GGATTTAAACAAGGCCTGCCCCAAGGACTCTTACCTGCTGCCAAGGATAGACCAGATGGTCGACTCGACGGCCGGatacgagctgatctgcatgctcgatgcctatcaaggctatcaccAGGTGCCACTCGCGCGCGAAGACCAGGAGAAAATCAGTTTCGTCACGGCTGACGGGACGTTCTGTTATAAGGTcatgccgttcggattaaagaacgCAGGCGCTACCTATCAAAgaatgatgaacaaggtgttccggaaaCAGATCAGATGGAATTTGGAG ATGCTGCGAAATTACggaatcaagctcaagccaaccAAGTGCCTGTTTGGCGCTAAAGGGGGACGATTTTTGGGCTATATAGTCACCGAACGGGGAATCGAAGCGAACCCCAGTAAAGTAAATGCTCTGCAAGACATGGCACCGCCTCGCAACCTGAAGGAAGTACAAAGACTGACTGGAAGGATCACGACGCTATCAAGGTTTATATCTAAATCAGCTGATCGGAGCCTGACATTTTTCAAGATTCTGAGGCAAGCgaccaagttccagtgggatggtGAGTGTGACAAGGCGTTCGAGGAACTCAAACAATATCTCAGCTCCTTGCCCAtcttagccaagccagctgtgggggAGCcgcttttaatttatttatcatcgACTGAGCATGCTATCGGTTCAGCGTTAATCACTGAGAAAGGGGGAAAGCAACAAACAATGTATTTTTTGAGCCACATGCTGAAAGATGCTGAGTCTCACTATACAGGTCTTGAGAAGCTTGCTTACGCCTTGATTCTCGCCGCCTGGAGACTTcgaccctatttcttggctcactctATAATTGTGATGACCAATAGCGCCTTGGGTCGTGTCCTGCTCAACCCTGAACCGTCTGGCCGGTTAATCAAATGGACCACTGAGCTCAatgagttcgacatccaataccgaCCCCGATCGGCTATAAGAGCACAGGCGTTGGCGGATTTCATCACAGAAGTACTGGACCCTGAGCCAGAGTCCACATGGAGGGTATACGTGGATGGTTCGTCCGCCCGACCAGGTAGTGGAATAGGCATCCTGCTTATATCCCTAAAAGAAGACCGAATGCATCTATCCATTCGATTGGAATACCGAGCCACCAACAACGAGGCCGAGTACGAAGCACTCATAGCTGACCTCCAAGCCGCTCGGCACGTCGGGGCCACCAAGGTGCTCTTACATTCGGATTCTCAGTTGGCGGCCCAACAGCTGAACAGAACGTTCGAGATTAATAGCGCTCGGCTCAGGTTATATGCGGACGCCTTCAAAAAGCTCAAGGCGAATTTCCAAGAGGTTGTTATTTACAAAATTCCTCGATCGGAGAACCAAGCGACAGACGAACTGGCAAAGCTGGCTAGCGCGATGACGCCGATCATCACCACTTCCCCCATTGAGCAGGTCTCTCTAATGGCTCACGTTGACCGATCAGGAGAGATACCACTTCCGAAAGACTGGAGGACACTCATCATTAGGTTTCTCCAGTCAGGAGCCTTGCCAGGAGGTCACGAAGTCGACCGGATcttaagaaggagagccgctcggttcACCCCGGTGGGTGAGCAATTGTATAAAAAAGCTTTCTCACGCCCTCTGCTCAAATGTGTGGGTGCTGAGGACGCTAAATATATCCTTCAAGAAGTACATCAGGGCTCTTACGGAGGGCACCCGAGTGGGCGATCACTAGCAAAGAAAGTTATcctagcaggatatttttggccaacactcCAGAAAGATGCGAACAAGTTGGTAGCTACTTGCTTATCCTACCAAAAGTACAGCAATCTGACCCACCGACCGACCTCTGAAATGAAAGTGTCCACTGTTGCGTGcccattcgaccagtggggaatgtaCATAGTCGGCCCTTTTCCTATGGCGAATGGTCAGAGAAAGTTCCTACTGGTGGCCgttgaatatttttcaaaatgggtggaggccgaactGCTGGCAAGAATAACGGAAAGCATGGTCAAGAAGTTTTTATGGCAGAACATTATATGCCGGTTCGGCATACCACACCGACTTGTCTCAGATAATGGGAGACAGTTCACGGGCCAAGAGTTGGGGAAATGGTGCGTGGGTTACGACATACAGCAAGCTTTTACCTCCATGGCCTACCCTCAGAGCAATGGATAG